One Gossypium arboreum isolate Shixiya-1 chromosome 13, ASM2569848v2, whole genome shotgun sequence genomic window, TCACCCTCCAACTACGGTTTTAGTTCATGGGTTGCTTGTAGCCGCGGTCATATGTTCGCATCTAGTGCTCCCCACGACATTCATGTACGCCTTCTTGATCCTAGCACTAAGACTTCGTTATTGTCGACGGATCCCATACAACGTGGAGTCGAGACTCTCATATGTGGATGTTGTGAGTCCCGATGAGCTGGATGAAGAATTCGATGAATTCCTGACCAATAAATCATCAGATACTATACGAATACGATACGATCGTCTACGGGTACTAGCAAGTCGGATTCAAACATTGTTAGGTGATGTAGCAGTCCAAGGGGAGCGTTTAGAGGCATTGTTTAGTTGGAAGGATCCAAGAGCTACAGGCATCTTTTTAGTGTTTTGCCTATTTGTTTCATTGTTATTTTACTTGGTACCGTTGAAGGTGTTAGTGTTAGGCGCAGGATTTTACTATATCCGCCACCCTAGGTTTCGAGACGACATGCCATCCCTTCCGATCAACTTCTTCCGGCGACTACCGTCGCTTTCTGATCAAATTATGTAGACTGAAAAATTTGATACTTTATTCATATTTTATTGGTGTAACTTTTTTATTCATAAATATTCATATAAATTctgataaataaataatagatgTTGTACGTAATTATTTTGACATCATGTTTTGAGTAGCTGGGCAAGGTGACCGTTGGCATTGTTAAAGGCAAACTAGGCGCGCTTGCATTTGGCCACATGTTTTCATTTAGTAATCACATGTtggtaatttaaaaatataattgttGATTAGATTTCGAAATAGCAAAAATAATTCcacaataattattattttataaaaaagatTCAGTAATTATTCAATTGTGTATAATGTTTTAAGTTTAAATCTTattataattactttttattgatttattatatataaaaaacagGAATATAACTTTAAGTATATAATTTTTCAACGTTATGAGAAGATAGAATGTATAAACAGATATATGTAAAAAAATGAAAGGCTAAAACAATTTTTCCAAAGAGGTGAAGAGTCCAACGAATTATTCGGATCCTAGATGACCTCGGCCACCACATTCCAAGCACATTATATTACCACTTCCTCCGCAACCTGAACAGTAACAAATTCCATACGTTATTATTACAACATTTCAGCAGAGCATATAAACATTACAGCAAACCATGCTAAAAAAAGTTTGAACACATGGAACCGAAAGCTTAATCTAATTGATTCATATAATCACTTTTAAAAGAGGCATCTAACAAGTCCGGGATTCGAATCCAATGCATACAATCCCTACCCATAATATTAGACTGTGATCTGCTTTGAAGCAGCAAAAAGAACACATTAGGACACATAGGGCACGAAGCTTAGTTCAGTTGATACATGCTGTCACATTTAAGAAGTCCGCATCTAACAAATGCGGGTTCAAATCCAGTATGTAAATCCCTTCCCATAATCATTTcctaaaagaacaaaaataaaaacttagGGCATATGTAACCTGAAGTTCTATCCAGTTAATTCATGTTTCATCTTTAAGAGGCGATATCTAACAGATTTTTGGGGTTTGAATCCAATATCATCAACATCTTCTCTTATTCACAAATCGCAGCCTCCTTtgaagcaaaaaataaaaatctaatgaCTCATTATGTTTAAGGGTTTAGAATGCTCAGCTGGCCCTCAATGTGATAGCAACGACCAAGGGAGTTTTGACAAGCTATTGTGTTCTACAAATGTCTATCATAACTGGATGAAAAGAGACGTCACAGAAACCACAATCACAGTGTTAATAGGTAGAGTAGTCCAGCCAATCCATGTGCATCAACTTTAATATGAATAGCACAGTTTGTTTTGCCAATGTAAAAACATAATCCATTTCACCAAGAAGCACTGAGAGCCTTAAGGCAAGAAATGACCTATAGATACTCAATATAATTTGAAGTTTTGTTAATCTAGAAGCATCAATGCAAAACCCTAATTTTACTTTCTTGCTTTCCCAAGGTATCCACTGGAGCGAGTCTAGTGATTAATCCTAATTTAATCATTTCATGAGAAACCTTCACATAATAAAACAGTTTTTAAGGATTGTATTTAGAACTCCATCTGTTTTCATGCAGATTCAGGTTTTCGGATTGAGAATAGTTGCCTTTTATAGTAATGCAAAATAAGTACATGAACAGATGTAGGACATTGACAGCATAAAAATCCTTATACAAACAAATAAAATCATTGAAGAAGAATTAACTTTACCTAGGCAGCGGACTTTGACAATGATACCCTGGCTCTCTAGTATTGAGTCCACATATAATCCTGAACCAGAGCATGTGGTACAAAGGACAGCACCTTTGGCCAGACAATCAGTGCAACGGGGGTTATCTCCAACTAATTTTTCAGCCAACGATACCCCAACTGGTTCTTCAATTCGCTCCTCGGGGATAGGCTTGTCATAACAAAATAGTGATTCGAGACTGCTTCTTCGTCTGTGTGCATCACCCACAGCCCTTGCCTCAGCCTGATACACGTCATAGACAACTTATTTAATGGCGCATCAGAATCAAAATATTCAGACAACCCGACAGCACAATTATCTTAACAGTATCAGATATCAAAGCGACCACAACAAAGTAATCTGATAATGATTTTCGATGAACCTAATAAAAGCAacacaataaaaaaaaatcaacaagtTTTTCAAACAATAAAGGATTAGTTTGATTGGTTCTATTGCTACTTGCATTTTACTATTCGCATTTGTAAAAAGCTTCTAGAATGAAAAAAAGTctaaataaaattcaaaagttggttaaaaatgaaaaatatagtaAAATTTAGTACCATTTCTAAAATAGTTCTATACAAAAAGTAAAAACATTAACTTCTTTATTGGATTTCTTATTTGTTTAAGCATATTGTTGGGGTTCCTATCCAATGTGTCTTCTGTAATTTGGTGTTTACCTTTCTTACTCAGATTGAGCGTGAATGtgtgatacaggtatgtatccGACAcagtattttgtaaaaatttcaaagtttttgcACGTATTTTGAATAACCATTGAAAGGGTCATGTCTCTATAGGGACCTATGTCCGAATAAGCCTACATTTTTCATGTATTTAAAAAAATCTTTGAAAGGACCATATCCCTATAGGTACTTATTTCTGAATATGGATCCGACATGGTGCCGGACATTGGTATTTCAAGAAAAATGTAGTAGTCGACATAACCGGGCATAGAAAACAAAAAATGCAACATCCAAATTGTAAACAAgtttaaataatttttcaatGGGCAGCCGCTAGTTAGACCAAAATTGCCATTGCATGTGTGTTTCTAAAGGTTAATGAAGATTAAATAAGAGCACTATTATACCTTCTTAAAGCTTTTCTTAATGCATAAAAATGGTGAAATTTAAAGTTCAACATCTTAGAAGTAGAAGTCTAAATAAAATCAGAACAAACCAAACAAggaaaaaatataaattgaaaagaaattcacatacaatagCATTTTTTAGCAGGAAATATTCACTGTGATTCAATTAGCAAAAAAAAAATGACAGAaactaaaattaacaaaaaaaaaaggttccCTTTTCATTCTACAATTCTTCAACTAAGAAAATTTAGTGAACGCATCACAGCTTAATATGAATATAGATAAAATTTATGAAAGAAAAAGTGTGAAAGGAAAGAAATGGAACTAAACTAACCCcatgagaagaagatgatgatgaaaCAGAGCCATTGGAACAAACAGCGCAGATTTTAGAGATCGGGTAGTATCCATTGGATCCGAAACCATAAGAAATTTTGTGAACTTTTTTCAATTTTGGTGTTGAATTTGTGGGAAATATTGTTGGAGACGAAATGTTCAGGGCTAACTCCATTGTATCCCAAGCTTTAAACAACTgataataatttgaaaacaaaaacAACAGCGAAATGAGTTTCTTTGATGAAAAGTTGGGAATTGGAGAAATGGGGTTTTGAAGtaaattagaaatttttaaaGAGAGCTTCGATGAAATCGAAGAATTGTTTTGTTGTTTGGGTGACTCTCGTTGTTAACGATGATGTTTGGTGGAAAAAAAGGAGGTTGGATTATTCCGGTCTAAATGGGTCGGGTATCGGGTTGGGTAAAAACAATTGGAAAGAAAATAGAGGGAGAGAATTATTTTGTTAAGTAAAAATTGGATTATATtataaatatcttattaagtggacgtctgttgtgataaatataaagttttaatatagtttaaataaattatatatctatatttttatacttcttattcctataaataaaaactttaataaaatattaaaattatctgcttgatcaataaattacattctctattgctttcatattctctccatctcttttatattataacaaattaatgatttttaatattttatatacatattttagtttaaaatttttaatattgtttttttaaaataagaaattaaTTTTAGTCCGATAATAATCCAtatgttattaatattttattattaagcgAATATTTAGTAAGATGAACATAAATTTAatgaactttaaaattttaataatgatTAGAAGTAAAATACCATATCATGTATACTTCTTATATCTATAATTTTCCTATTTCTTGTTGTTTTATTCTTTTTCACACTTTCTGCCAATGTAATTTTAACCCTTTCTGATTTCATCATTACTTttaaccttttatttatttttcaataacccACCCGGGTAAAAGAAATATAAATCCTATTGATTGGCCTCAAGTATTTCAGATTGAAAAACGACATAAATGAAAATAAGATCATAGATTAAGGCTTTGTTTACTTATGCACTTTTAGTTTAAAAAACACTTTTGACTTTAAAATTATACTAAGCAAGCAtcttttgcttgaaaattttgaCTTTTAAACAACATTTTTACTCATATGAAAAAGCTAAATCTTTTAGCTTTTCTTAGCCAAAAGCATTTCTGAACTCCATTTTTCTTCTTCCTAAAACTCACGATacttcgatttttttttttaattttctcttTCAAAGTTGAAATTTTCTGGTTCTcccttctcttttattttctttattcctTCCATTTTCTTCAAGGTTTTTTATGCTCCCTCTctttctttttactctcctaatACCATCTTCTTATTTCAACTCCCCAtttatttttttcaatctttTTCCCATTTCAAAGTTAAGCTTTTCTTTTGGTTGCTATTGAGTTTGGTTATTCAAGTTAACTTTATCATCTTACCTTTGATATACTTAGATCTTGATTGGGAGgcggaattaaattatatatttttatgatagtaaaaatttaatcttatcattttaataatctatatttttataaattttaaaggattaaattaaaattttatcaatttgggggctaaagtgtaattttattattattaatttaaaattttataaattataaagagtctaaataataaaaaaaattattttagagaGACCCAGGACTCCTGCCAACCTTTTCTGACTCCACcaatttattcaaattataccATCCATCACCATTTTTTAGAATATCATTAAATACGAATACATTAGATACCACATCGTTACCTTTCCTTCTTTAATTATATGTTCATAATCATACTCATACAATGTTATCACTCAATTGCTTCGAGATTTCTAAAATAAATGCCCCAAGAAATACATAAAAAGTTATTTTTCGAGTTCATATATAAACACAATATGCGGGGAGCAAAGTCACTTTTGGTAACATTTTCTCGATGAAGAGGAGCCTTAGCAATAGATTGAGAAGGATTCAGGCCTCCCTTGATCAAAGCGAATCATCTTATCTAAGGCAGTTGGAAATTCAGATCAGATCGGAATTAGAAGTAGTTTTGGACTGGAAAGAGTCCCCCTAGTGTAGAAAGCATGGTGTGAGTCGCTTGCATTTGGGGGCCAGAATACTAAATACTTTCATAACCAAACCTTAGGGAGAAGGAGGAATTTTATTGGTGGACTTAAGATTGATCATGGTGAATAGTGTCATAACAATGAAATTTTGAAAGCTGAGGCAGTGAAGTTATATGTGCAGCTATACTCCTTGGAGGATTTGTTATTAGAAGAGTTACTTTTGTATTTTGAAAGATGAAGACATTCTGGCCTTGGACAACAGTGTTTCGGAGGAGGTGATAAAAGCCTTGTTCAGCATGGCACCCTTAAAGGCCCCAAGTATTGATGGGTTTCAAGTTCATTTCTTTCAATCCCAATGGGTACTTGTGAAGGATCAAATTTGTCAATTGGTTCTGTTGagcattggcctgcaatgcaacatgtGACCAGCAGCAGCTCATCAAGCAGACCAACATTGGAGCTGAACTGAGTACAATAGCTAGTTTGattcattttgtttattttggtCCAATTGTAACTTGTTCAAGTTGACATGTAACTTGTAACTTGTTATTAAAGTTAGTAGGATtagttttttatttgaattttgatgtaaCAGCTGGTATGTCAGCTTACTTTTGTATGTAATTCAAAGATTGTATTTGTTATGAATTAGTGGGAGCAGTTACATTATTAGGTAACTGTCCAATTCTATGGAACttgtttatatttttcaaattatcAATGAAAAATTAGTGTTGTTGTTTGGTTTTCTTCTCATCAAACTCTCTCCGTTTTTTATTTTTGCTTCAGTTCTTCTTTTGCTTTGTTTAACTTTATTTTGCTGCTCTTGTTCCAATAAATGGTAATCAGAGCCTGTCATCTTTGAGGGCCTCTTTTGTTGGTTGCTTTATTTGAGAAAACAAAAGCTCGAGAAGAAAGAAATTGAAGCTGTTGAGTTGTTTCAATAAAATGAGCTTTACTCTACCTCCACCATAAGTGTTCACTAGAGAAAAGTATCACATTTAGGTGGTAAAAATGAAGACATATCTCAAGGCACAAGATTTGTGGAATGTAGCAGAGAATGATGCTGGACCACCTCCATTGAATGCCAATCCCACGATTACTCAAATAAGACAGCATAGTGAAGAGAGTACTAAGAAGCATAAAGTATTGGCTTGCTTACAAAATGGGGTGTCTGATGTGATCTTTACCAAAATAATGGCTTGCAGCTCACCTAAGTAAGCAAGGGAGAAGCTGAATGAGGAGTTCATAGGTTCAGATAAAACAAGACAGTAACAATTGATCAATCTCATGAGAGATTTTGAGAATTTGAAGATGAGAGGGTCAGAGACCATCAAGCAATACTCAGACAGGATAATGGTGACTGTCAACAGCATAAGACTCCTTGGAAAAGACTTCAGTGAGAGCAGAGTTGTTGAAAAGGTCGTCACCACTCTCCTTGAGAAGTTTGAGTCCAAAATTTCATCACTTGAGAACTCGAGAGACTTGTCAACCATCTCACTGTCTGAGCTGATAAACTCCTGGTATACACTTGAGCAAAGGAGGGCCAACAGGCAGGAAGAGCACCCTGAAAAGGCTTTCCAAGCAAAGGCCAAAGAAGGCTCAGGTTCAAGCCATAAAGGTAAGAAGCCTTGGCTCGATAAAAGGGAGAAACCAAGGAGGGATGCAGGTAAGAAAAGGTTCCCACCATGCATTCACTGCAAGAAGACCACACATTTGGAGAAATATTGTTGGTACAGGCTAGATATCCAGTACAAAAGTTGCAAACAGCTTGGCCATGTTGAGAAGGTGTGCAAGAACAAAAAAAAGGCACAAAGTCAGCAGCAAATGCAAACTCAAGCTGCTGAAGACCTTCAAGCTCAGGAGGAGCGTGTTTTCACAACTTCTTATTTTACATCCTCAATCAAAGTCAAATGTGACTGGCAAGTGGATAATGGCTGCACACACCATATGGTAGCTGATGAAAAGCTGTTCAAGAACCTTGACAGAAGTGTTGCTTCTAAAATCATAATTGATAATTGGAGCATGATTGAAGCCAAAGGAAGAGGTAATATGGTGATCAACACTTGTTCAGGTAACAAAGTAATTTCTGATGTACTATTTTTTCCTAATATAGATCAGAATTTACTTTGTGTTGGACAGCTAGTAGAAAAAGTGTATTAACTGGTTTTTAAGAATAGCACTTGTATTGTTGAAGACACACATGGTCAGGAGTTGGTCACAGTAGCAATGACTGATAGGTGTTTTATGCTTAATGTGAATCAACTTGAGAAGAAGGCTTACACAAGTCTTGCTGATAATGATGGTCTTTGGCATAGGAACTAGGCCATGTCAATTTTAGATCACTTGATCTGTTGCATAAGTTGAATTTAGTAGAAGACACATCTAAGGTTGAGGCTAGAGACACTGTTTGTGAAGTCTGCCAGCTTGGTAAGCAGGCTAGATTGCCTTTTCTAGTTAATATGGCATGGAATGCTCGAGACAGACTTGAGTTGGTCCATTCTGATGTCTGTGGGCCAATGAGGACTCCTTCCTTGAATGACAGCTAGTATTTTGTACTGTTCATAGATAAATTGACCAGATTTTGTTGGGTTTATTTATTAAAACAGAAGTCTGAAGTGTTTGAAGCATTTAGCAAATTCAAAGTTTTAGCTGAAAACCAGACTGGTTGCAAGATCAAGGCTTTGAGAACTGATAATAGCACTGAGTACCTATCTAAAAGGTTTTAGAAATTGTGTGAGCAATCTGGAATTCATCGTCAGCTCACAAATGTTTATACTCCTCAGCAAAATGGAGTATGTGAGAGGAAGAATAGAACTGTACTTGATATGGCCAAATGTTTGTTATTTTAAAGCAAGCTGCCAAACAAATTTTGGGCTGAGGCTATGAACACCTTAATATATCTGCTCAACAAGCTACCTACTCATGCTGTGAAGGAAAAGACTTCTTTTGAAGCCTAGCATGGATTCAAGCCAACTACTTCATACTTGAAAGTGTTTGGCTATGTTTGTTATGTCTTCATTCCAGCTGAAAAGAGAACCAAGCCTGAAAGAAGTGTTGTTCTAGGAATCATTGTTGGCTATAGTAACACTAAGAAGGACTATAGAGTGTCTAATCCCTcaacaaataaaattttagtaagTAGGGATGTAAGGTTTAATGAAGAAAAGGTTTAGAGCTGGAATGGAGCAGATGCAAGGCTGATTGAAGAATATCAACTTGACAAGAACCTGGAACCAGTTGAAAATGAGCCCAGCAATAAAAACTTTGATGATGCTCCTATGAGAGGCACCAGAACTATTGCAGACATCTACCAAAGATGTGATGTTGCAATAGTGGAACCTTCAGATTTTGAAGAAGCTGCTAGGGACAAGACTTGGAAAAAGGCTATGGAAGCTGAATTAGACATGATCCACAAGAATGACACTTGGGAATTATTGGACAGACCAGATCATAAGAAAGTCATAGGTGTCAAGTGGGTATTTAGAGTCAAGTATAATGTTGATGGCTCACTGAACAAGCACAAAGCAATGCTTGTGGTGAAAGGCTACAGTCAGCAATATTGCATCGATTTCATGGAGACCTTTGCACCGGTAGCAAGGCTTGACACAATCAAGCTACTGTTTGCCTTAGCTACTCAAAAAAAATGAAGGGTTCACCAATTAGATGTCAAGTTAGGATTTCTTAATGGCTTTCTCAAAGAGGATATTTTTATTGAGTAACCTGAAGGGTTTAAGGTCCTAGGAAAAGAAGACAATGTTAAGCTAAAAAAGTCCCTGTATGGCTTGAAGCAAGTATGACAAGGTTGACACATACTTGTCTAGGCTCGGGTTTAAGAAAAGTGTTAATAAAGCTACACTTTATGTAAAAAAGGTCAGAAGGTGAAACCTTGTTGATTCTATTACTCTATGTAGATGGTTTGCTTGTGACTGGAAGCAAAGATGAATTAATTAATGAATTCAAAGAGCAAATGCAAGCAGTCTTTGAAATGATAGATTTGGGAGTTATGACATACTTCCTTGGCATAGAAGTAAATAAATCTGATCAAGGTATCTTCATAAGCCAACATGCATTTGCCTTGAAGATTCTCAATAGATTTTGCATTTTAAACTGCAAAACAGTCAGCACACTTGTGGCTCAATGGGAGAAGCTAACTAGCAGTGAAAATCAAGAAAGGGTTTATGAGAAGGAATATTGAAGCCTAGTAGGTTGCTTGCTTTACTTAACAGCACCTAGGCCTAATATTATGTTTGGTGTTAGCCTCCTTTCGAGATTCATGCACTGCTGTGATGTTATTCATTTTAAGGTTGCTAAGAGAATTCTCAAATATGTCAAGGGAACTTTGAGCTATGGAGTTAAGTTTGAGAAAGGAAAAGAGCTTAAATTGACAGGATATTCTGATAATGATTGGACTGGCTCTGTTGATGACATGAAGAGAACTTCTGGTTACTTCTTTACCCTTGGCTCAGGAGTTTTCAGTTGGAGCTCAAAGAAGCAACAAACTGTTACTCAGTCCATAGCTGAAGCAGAATATATTACAGCTGCAGCAGCTGtgaatcaagccatttggcttagAAAGCTGTTATGTGATTTGAATAAAGAACAAAGTAAAGCCACTGAGATCAGAGTCGACAACCAATCAGCAGTTGCCATAGCCAAAAATCCAATCTTTCATGGCAAGactaaacatttcaaaatcaAATTCCATTTTGTTCGAGAAGCAGAACAATCAAAAGAGGTCAGCCTTGTTCACTGTAGTTCAGAAAACCAATTAGCTGATATTTTAACTAAGCCACTCTGTGTTACAAGGTTTAAAGTTTTAAGAAGCAAAATTGGTGTATGTTGCATACAGTTCAAAGAGGAGTGTTGAGCAatggcctgcaatgcaacatgtGACCAGCAACAGCTCATCAAGCAGACCAACATTGGAGCTGAACTGAGTGCAGCAGCTAGTTTGattcattttgtttattttggtCCCATTGTAACTTGTTCAAGTTGACATGTAACTTGTAACTTGTTATTAAAGTTAGTAGGATtagttttttatttgaattttgatgtaaTAGCTGGTATGTCAGCTTACTTTTGTATGTAATTCAAAGATTGTATTTGCTATGCATTAGTGGGAGCAGTTACATTATTAGGTAACTGTCCAATTCTATGTAACTTAATtgcttatatttttcaaattatcAATAAAAAATTAGTGTTGTTGTTAGGTTTTCTTCTTATTCAAACTCtctccattttttatttttgcttCAATTCTTCTTTTACTTTGTTTAACTTTGTTTTGCTGCCCTTGTTCCAACAAGTTCAGATGTGCTTTGAGGGTGGCCCAATTGAATTATATGAAACTCTTTTCGTA contains:
- the LOC108461253 gene encoding uncharacterized protein LOC108461253; amino-acid sequence: MELALNISSPTIFPTNSTPKLKKVHKISYGFGSNGYYPISKICAVCSNGSVSSSSSSHGAEARAVGDAHRRRSSLESLFCYDKPIPEERIEEPVGVSLAEKLVGDNPRCTDCLAKGAVLCTTCSGSGLYVDSILESQGIIVKVRCLGCGGSGNIMCLECGGRGHLGSE